From Salvia splendens isolate huo1 chromosome 16, SspV2, whole genome shotgun sequence, a single genomic window includes:
- the LOC121770826 gene encoding trafficking protein particle complex subunit 11-like isoform X1 has product MEEFPEELRTPPVALACLIGCPEVHPLITAHLHSQQPPINAVALPDFSMIPPKKPPRDTLEPPAGIIKRDWFSKHRTRIPAVVAAIFSSRDVSGDPAQRLQVCNDLDKLKASIRGRNIKLGVLVVTKWNDKDNTSEERILALRKRAEIDSKNLIIFVPDHEPELQQCLSRLWTVLGELANTYYRDEGRRVRSRLEKKNYSSMELNVRYCFKVAIYAEFRRDWLEALKLYEDAYHALREMVGTSTRMPPIQRLVEIKAVAEQLHFNMSMILLHGGKVLEAITWFRQHTANYRKLVGAPEVIFLHWEWLSRQYMVFAQLLETSSPNALHVPSTAPVAEEKPTEWEFHPAYYYQLAASYLKEKNTCLEFAISMSVDVGSFDGSAESVVASAYLGQYSRLLEHEDAFIMQPLTDMEYAHYALAEGKRFKDSFEIIALLKKSFEAYSSSKAERTAAYCGLQMAREYFSLNDFSNAKQIFDSLANLYRREGWLLSLWEVLGYLRECSKGMSSAKDFIEYSLEMASLPETTGFSESFSKDCGPAGPATPSQREKIHKEAFEVARGESELNSDEQNSAFKVKSDYPIYLEIDVISPLRVTLLALVAFHQPMVKPGGQSLITISLRSQLPINVEIDQLEVQFNQSECNFIITNGQKPLSSTDIVQPGHRVETAPDLVLATNKWLRLTYDIKSDLSGKLECIYVIARVGPNFTICCRAESPALINDSPLWKFENRLETIPIKDPGLALSGQKAIQVEEPEPQVDLILHSSGPALVGESFILPVTVSSRGHAVHSGELKINLVDTRGGGLLSPRGEESFSSENIHVELVDISCDAPQDQSEAPSDKIQKIQPSFGLISVPSLDMGESWSCKLKIKWNHPKPIMLYVSLGYLPRSDEPSLQKVHVHKSLQIEGTTAVAINHRYMLPFRKDPLLLLKLKSISETDQTPYLALNEKTLLIISVKNCSEVPLRLLSMSIETEVKSDACTIQPQQEEFREAVVNMPGEEFKKVFTIIPKVKSTKLKIGNVSLRWERDSNATSSQVTKYRLPDVNVELPLLAVSLECPPHAFIGNPFLYSVKILNQTEILQEIKCSISDSQSFVLSGPHSDTMLVLPRSAQVLTYMLVPLGLGSLQLPRVTVASVRYSAGLLPSNASLLVFVYPTKPHVDLKPPGDA; this is encoded by the exons ATGGAGGAATTCCCGGAGGAGCTTCGTACGCCGCCGGTAGCTCTTGCCTGCCTCATCGGCTGCCCCGAAGTCCATCCCCTAATTACTGCGCACCTCCACTCCCAGCAGCCCCCAATCAATGCCGTCGCATTGCCCGATTTCTCTATGATCCCTCCGAAGAAGCCCCCGAGAGACACTTTGGAGCCCCCAGCCGGCATTATAAAGCGAGATTGGTTCTCCAAGCATCGCACCAGGATTCCCGCCGTCGTCGCTGCCATTTTTTCCTCGCGCGATGTCTCCGGCGATCCCGCTCAGCGGCTACAAGTCTGCAACGATCTCGACAAACTCAA GGCGTCGATCCGTGGGAGGAACATCAAATTGGGGGTTCTGGTCGTCACTAAGTGGAATGATAAAG ATAACACAAGTGAAGAACGTATACTTGCCTTGAGAAAACGCGCAGAAATAGATTCAAAAAATCTTATCATTTTTGTACCTGATCATGAACCGGAGCTTCAACAATGTCTTAGCAG GCTTTGGACCGTGTTGGGAGAACTGGCTAACACATATTATAGGGATGAAGGCCGAAGAGTAAGATCACGCCTTGAAAAGAAAAATTACTCCTCAATGGAGCTAAATGTTCGGTACTGTTTCAAG GTTGCTATATATGCAGAATTTAGAAGAGACTGGCTCGAAGCTCTCAAGTTATATGAGGATGCATATCATGCACTGCGGGAG ATGGTTGGAACATCAACTAGAATGCCTCCAATCCAACGCTTGGTTGAGATCAAGGCAGTTGCCGAACAACTGCATTTTAATATGTCAATGATATTGCTGCATGGCGGAAAAGTTCTTGAAGCAATTACATGGTTCCGTCAGCACACTGCTAATTATAGAAAACTTGTAGGAGCCCCAGAAGTTATATTTCTTCATTGGGAATGGTTAAGTAGACAATACATGGTTTTTGCTCAACTGTTGGAGACAAGCTCACCCAATGCTCTGCATGTTCCAAGTACGGCCCCTGTTGCGGAAGAAAAACCAACGGAATGGGAATTTCATCCAGCTTACTACTATCAG TTGGCAGCTAGCTACCTCAAGGAAAAGAATACATGTCTGGAATTTGCAATATCTATGTCCGTAGATGTTGGTTCATTTGATGGCAGTGCAGAGTCTGTTGTGGCTTCTGCATATCTTGGGCAGTATTCCAGGTTGCTTGAGCATGAAGATGCCTTCATAATGCAGCC TTTGACGGATATGGAATATGCCCATTATGCACTTGCAGAAGGGAAAAGATTCAAGGATTCCTTTGAAATCATTGCCCTCCTAAAGAAATCGTTTGAAGCATACAGTAGCTCAAAAGCTGAAAGAACAGCTGCCTATTGTGGACTGCAGATGGCTAGAGAATACTTTTCTCTAAATGACTTCAGTAATGCCAAGCAAATATTTGACAGTTTAGCAAATCTTTACCGACGTGAAGGCTGGTTATTGTCACTGTGGGAAGTCTTGGGGTACTTACGAGAGTGCTCAAAGGGTATGAGTTCAGCCAAAGACTTTATAGAATATTCACTTGAAATGGCTTCTTTGCCTGAAACAACCGGTTTTTCAGAGTCGTTCTCTAAGGACTGTGGTCCAGCAGGGCCTGCAACTCCTTCACAGAGAGAAAAGATACACAAGGAAGCATTTGAGGTTGCCAGAGGTGAGTCAGAACTTAATTCCGACGAACAGAACAGTGCTTTTAAAGTAAAAAGTGATTACCCCATTTATCTTGAGATTGATGTTATTAGTCCACTAAGGGTGACTCTCCTAGCTCTAGTTGCCTTTCATCAGCCAATGGTTAAGCCGGGTGGTCAATCTCTTATCACTATATCACTTCGATCCCAATTGCCGATAAATGTTGAGATTGATCAGTTGGAGGTGCAATTCAATCAATCAGagtgtaattttattattacaaaTGGTCAGAAGCCACTGAGTTCAACCGACATTGTACAACCGGGTCACAGGGTTGAGACAGCTCCTGATCTGGTGCTTGCGACAAACAAATGGCTACGACTGACTTATGATATAAAATCTG ATCTTAGTGGAAAACTTGAATGCATATATGTCATTGCTAGAGTAGGACCAAACTTCACAATATGCTGCAGAGCTGAAAGTCCCGCCTTGATTAATGATTCACCACTTTGGAAATTTGAGAACCGGCTGGAAACTATTCCCATCAAGGATCCAGGTCTGGCATTATCTGGACAGAAGGCTATACAAGTTGAAGAACCAGAGCCACAAGTGGATTTGATTTTACATTCTTCTGGCCCTGCATTGGTTGGAGAAAGCTTTATTTTACCCGTGACAGTTTCCTCCAGAGGACATGCAGTGCATTCAGgtgaattaaaaattaatcttGTAGATACAAGAGGTGGTGGTCTTCTTAGTCCAAGGGGAGAAGAATCGTTCTCATCTGAGAATATCCATGTTGAGCTTGTTGATATCTCCTGTGATGCACCTCAAGATCAGTCTGAAGCTCCTTCCGACAAAATTCAGAAAATTCAGCCATCTTTTGGATTAATTTCTGTCCCATCCTTGGATATGGGGGAGTCATGGTCGTGCAAACTGAAAATTAAGTGGAACCATCCTAAGCCTATTATGCTTTATGTCTCATTAGGATACCTCCCTCGGAGTGATGAACCTAGTTTGCAGAAAGTGCATGTCCACAAAAGCTTGCAGATTGAAGGGACAACTGCTGTTGCAATCAACCATCGGTATATGCTTCCTTTTAGGAAGGATCCTCTTTTGCTATTGAAGCTCAAGTCAATTTCAGAAACTGATCAAACACCATATCTTGCTTTAAACGAAAAAACTTTGCTTATAATCAGTGTTAAGAATTGCTCAGAGGTTCCCCTGAGATTGCTATCTATGTCCATTGAGACGGAAGTGAAAAGCGATGCTTGCACTATACAACCTCAGCAGGAAGAGTTCAGGGAAGCCGTAGTCAATATGCCAGGGGAAGAGTTCAAGAAGGTTTTCACCATCATTCCTAAAGTGAAGTCTACTAAGCTGAAGATTGGTAACGTGAGTCTGAGATGGGAAAGGGATTCTAACGCGACTTCATCTCAAGTTACTAAATATAGACTTCCTGACGTGAATGTGGAGCTACCTCTGTTGGCTGTGAGTTTAGAATGTCCTCCTCATGCCTTTATTGGAAACCCTTTTCTGTATTCAGTGAAGATTCTCAATCAGACGGAGATACTTCAAGAGATCAAATGCTCGATATCAGACTCACAGAGCTTCGTCCTATCGGGCCCCCACAGTGATACAATGCTTGTCCTGCCGAGATCAGCCCAGGTTCTCACGTACATGCTTGTACCCCTGGGATTAGGGTCGCTGCAGCTTCCTAGAGTTACTGTAGCCTCTGTGAGATATTCTGCTGGTCTGCTGCCATCCAATGCGTCTTTGCTTGTCTTCGTCTACCCAACCAAGCCCCATGTTGATCTCAAGCCGCCCGGTGATGCTTGA
- the LOC121770826 gene encoding trafficking protein particle complex subunit 11-like isoform X2, translating into MEEFPEELRTPPVALACLIGCPEVHPLITAHLHSQQPPINAVALPDFSMIPPKKPPRDTLEPPAGIIKRDWFSKHRTRIPAVVAAIFSSRDVSGDPAQRLQVCNDLDKLKASIRGRNIKLGVLVVTKWNDKDNTSEERILALRKRAEIDSKNLIIFVPDHEPELQQCLSRLWTVLGELANTYYRDEGRRVRSRLEKKNYSSMELNVRYCFKVAIYAEFRRDWLEALKLYEDAYHALREMVGTSTRMPPIQRLVEIKAVAEQLHFNMSMILLHGGKVLEAITWFRQHTANYRKLVGAPEVIFLHWEWLSRQYMVFAQLLETSSPNALHVPSTAPVAEEKPTEWEFHPAYYYQLAASYLKEKNTCLEFAISMSVDVGSFDGSAESVVASAYLGQYSRLLEHEDAFIMQPLTDMEYAHYALAEGKRFKDSFEIIALLKKSFEAYSSSKAERTAAYCGLQMAREYFSLNDFSNAKQIFDSLANLYRREGWLLSLWEVLGYLRECSKESFSKDCGPAGPATPSQREKIHKEAFEVARGESELNSDEQNSAFKVKSDYPIYLEIDVISPLRVTLLALVAFHQPMVKPGGQSLITISLRSQLPINVEIDQLEVQFNQSECNFIITNGQKPLSSTDIVQPGHRVETAPDLVLATNKWLRLTYDIKSDLSGKLECIYVIARVGPNFTICCRAESPALINDSPLWKFENRLETIPIKDPGLALSGQKAIQVEEPEPQVDLILHSSGPALVGESFILPVTVSSRGHAVHSGELKINLVDTRGGGLLSPRGEESFSSENIHVELVDISCDAPQDQSEAPSDKIQKIQPSFGLISVPSLDMGESWSCKLKIKWNHPKPIMLYVSLGYLPRSDEPSLQKVHVHKSLQIEGTTAVAINHRYMLPFRKDPLLLLKLKSISETDQTPYLALNEKTLLIISVKNCSEVPLRLLSMSIETEVKSDACTIQPQQEEFREAVVNMPGEEFKKVFTIIPKVKSTKLKIGNVSLRWERDSNATSSQVTKYRLPDVNVELPLLAVSLECPPHAFIGNPFLYSVKILNQTEILQEIKCSISDSQSFVLSGPHSDTMLVLPRSAQVLTYMLVPLGLGSLQLPRVTVASVRYSAGLLPSNASLLVFVYPTKPHVDLKPPGDA; encoded by the exons ATGGAGGAATTCCCGGAGGAGCTTCGTACGCCGCCGGTAGCTCTTGCCTGCCTCATCGGCTGCCCCGAAGTCCATCCCCTAATTACTGCGCACCTCCACTCCCAGCAGCCCCCAATCAATGCCGTCGCATTGCCCGATTTCTCTATGATCCCTCCGAAGAAGCCCCCGAGAGACACTTTGGAGCCCCCAGCCGGCATTATAAAGCGAGATTGGTTCTCCAAGCATCGCACCAGGATTCCCGCCGTCGTCGCTGCCATTTTTTCCTCGCGCGATGTCTCCGGCGATCCCGCTCAGCGGCTACAAGTCTGCAACGATCTCGACAAACTCAA GGCGTCGATCCGTGGGAGGAACATCAAATTGGGGGTTCTGGTCGTCACTAAGTGGAATGATAAAG ATAACACAAGTGAAGAACGTATACTTGCCTTGAGAAAACGCGCAGAAATAGATTCAAAAAATCTTATCATTTTTGTACCTGATCATGAACCGGAGCTTCAACAATGTCTTAGCAG GCTTTGGACCGTGTTGGGAGAACTGGCTAACACATATTATAGGGATGAAGGCCGAAGAGTAAGATCACGCCTTGAAAAGAAAAATTACTCCTCAATGGAGCTAAATGTTCGGTACTGTTTCAAG GTTGCTATATATGCAGAATTTAGAAGAGACTGGCTCGAAGCTCTCAAGTTATATGAGGATGCATATCATGCACTGCGGGAG ATGGTTGGAACATCAACTAGAATGCCTCCAATCCAACGCTTGGTTGAGATCAAGGCAGTTGCCGAACAACTGCATTTTAATATGTCAATGATATTGCTGCATGGCGGAAAAGTTCTTGAAGCAATTACATGGTTCCGTCAGCACACTGCTAATTATAGAAAACTTGTAGGAGCCCCAGAAGTTATATTTCTTCATTGGGAATGGTTAAGTAGACAATACATGGTTTTTGCTCAACTGTTGGAGACAAGCTCACCCAATGCTCTGCATGTTCCAAGTACGGCCCCTGTTGCGGAAGAAAAACCAACGGAATGGGAATTTCATCCAGCTTACTACTATCAG TTGGCAGCTAGCTACCTCAAGGAAAAGAATACATGTCTGGAATTTGCAATATCTATGTCCGTAGATGTTGGTTCATTTGATGGCAGTGCAGAGTCTGTTGTGGCTTCTGCATATCTTGGGCAGTATTCCAGGTTGCTTGAGCATGAAGATGCCTTCATAATGCAGCC TTTGACGGATATGGAATATGCCCATTATGCACTTGCAGAAGGGAAAAGATTCAAGGATTCCTTTGAAATCATTGCCCTCCTAAAGAAATCGTTTGAAGCATACAGTAGCTCAAAAGCTGAAAGAACAGCTGCCTATTGTGGACTGCAGATGGCTAGAGAATACTTTTCTCTAAATGACTTCAGTAATGCCAAGCAAATATTTGACAGTTTAGCAAATCTTTACCGACGTGAAGGCTGGTTATTGTCACTGTGGGAAGTCTTGGGGTACTTACGAGAGTGCTCAAAGG AGTCGTTCTCTAAGGACTGTGGTCCAGCAGGGCCTGCAACTCCTTCACAGAGAGAAAAGATACACAAGGAAGCATTTGAGGTTGCCAGAGGTGAGTCAGAACTTAATTCCGACGAACAGAACAGTGCTTTTAAAGTAAAAAGTGATTACCCCATTTATCTTGAGATTGATGTTATTAGTCCACTAAGGGTGACTCTCCTAGCTCTAGTTGCCTTTCATCAGCCAATGGTTAAGCCGGGTGGTCAATCTCTTATCACTATATCACTTCGATCCCAATTGCCGATAAATGTTGAGATTGATCAGTTGGAGGTGCAATTCAATCAATCAGagtgtaattttattattacaaaTGGTCAGAAGCCACTGAGTTCAACCGACATTGTACAACCGGGTCACAGGGTTGAGACAGCTCCTGATCTGGTGCTTGCGACAAACAAATGGCTACGACTGACTTATGATATAAAATCTG ATCTTAGTGGAAAACTTGAATGCATATATGTCATTGCTAGAGTAGGACCAAACTTCACAATATGCTGCAGAGCTGAAAGTCCCGCCTTGATTAATGATTCACCACTTTGGAAATTTGAGAACCGGCTGGAAACTATTCCCATCAAGGATCCAGGTCTGGCATTATCTGGACAGAAGGCTATACAAGTTGAAGAACCAGAGCCACAAGTGGATTTGATTTTACATTCTTCTGGCCCTGCATTGGTTGGAGAAAGCTTTATTTTACCCGTGACAGTTTCCTCCAGAGGACATGCAGTGCATTCAGgtgaattaaaaattaatcttGTAGATACAAGAGGTGGTGGTCTTCTTAGTCCAAGGGGAGAAGAATCGTTCTCATCTGAGAATATCCATGTTGAGCTTGTTGATATCTCCTGTGATGCACCTCAAGATCAGTCTGAAGCTCCTTCCGACAAAATTCAGAAAATTCAGCCATCTTTTGGATTAATTTCTGTCCCATCCTTGGATATGGGGGAGTCATGGTCGTGCAAACTGAAAATTAAGTGGAACCATCCTAAGCCTATTATGCTTTATGTCTCATTAGGATACCTCCCTCGGAGTGATGAACCTAGTTTGCAGAAAGTGCATGTCCACAAAAGCTTGCAGATTGAAGGGACAACTGCTGTTGCAATCAACCATCGGTATATGCTTCCTTTTAGGAAGGATCCTCTTTTGCTATTGAAGCTCAAGTCAATTTCAGAAACTGATCAAACACCATATCTTGCTTTAAACGAAAAAACTTTGCTTATAATCAGTGTTAAGAATTGCTCAGAGGTTCCCCTGAGATTGCTATCTATGTCCATTGAGACGGAAGTGAAAAGCGATGCTTGCACTATACAACCTCAGCAGGAAGAGTTCAGGGAAGCCGTAGTCAATATGCCAGGGGAAGAGTTCAAGAAGGTTTTCACCATCATTCCTAAAGTGAAGTCTACTAAGCTGAAGATTGGTAACGTGAGTCTGAGATGGGAAAGGGATTCTAACGCGACTTCATCTCAAGTTACTAAATATAGACTTCCTGACGTGAATGTGGAGCTACCTCTGTTGGCTGTGAGTTTAGAATGTCCTCCTCATGCCTTTATTGGAAACCCTTTTCTGTATTCAGTGAAGATTCTCAATCAGACGGAGATACTTCAAGAGATCAAATGCTCGATATCAGACTCACAGAGCTTCGTCCTATCGGGCCCCCACAGTGATACAATGCTTGTCCTGCCGAGATCAGCCCAGGTTCTCACGTACATGCTTGTACCCCTGGGATTAGGGTCGCTGCAGCTTCCTAGAGTTACTGTAGCCTCTGTGAGATATTCTGCTGGTCTGCTGCCATCCAATGCGTCTTTGCTTGTCTTCGTCTACCCAACCAAGCCCCATGTTGATCTCAAGCCGCCCGGTGATGCTTGA
- the LOC121772362 gene encoding YTH domain-containing protein ECT4-like — MAAAVPPPADQAADLLQKLSLDSQAKTIELLDATKKPSVDSGNVANGIQERSVTPQIPDFMDPRVCYYPSPAYYYTPFEGNEWEDYTRYLSPDGVEPTPGSYGDLYHGYGYPPYGPYSPAVSPIPTMSHDGQLYSPQQYQYPTPYFQPLPPTNGLYPSGALGKGDIATSGGADLVPLLVDSSNSKSNGVAGSVATKGNNGTAMARPAYQNSSFNANGSYGRDALPGRIPSSGYQNPRFGFDGLHSPVPWLETPYFSDSQQRPITSSAMTSAVGNGNSVPSSRSQNYQPHLMGSNHPRPLSLMNSANGYINRMYPNKLYGQYGNAYRSGVGYGSNAYDTRSGGNGWVAVDSKYKPRGRGNGYYGYGNENMDGLNELNRGPRTKSTKNTKGYSPVALAVKGQNIPLAETADIEKSIVVPDREQYNRSDFPETYPDAKFFIIKSYSEDDVHKSIKYNIWASTPNGNKKLDAAYQSAQQKPESCPIFLFFSVNTSGQFVGVAEMVGPVDFNKNMDYWQQDKWIGCFPVKWHIVKDVPNSLLKHITLENNENKPVTNSRDTQEVKLAQGLEVLKIFKDYVSKQCILDDFDFYEDRQKKILEKKAKQQHFHKQTQVWEGKPTELKKEGVNAQVEKESESAVVANGNGGCYRKPHPYQV; from the exons ATGGCCGCCGCCGTTCCGCCTCCAGCAGATC AGGCTGCAGATTTATTGCAGAAATTGTCACTGGACTCGCAGGCAAAGACTATCGAACTTCTTGATGCCACTAAGAAG CCATCAGTTGATTCTGGAAACGTGGCTAATGGGATACAGGAGCGATCTGTCACGCCTCAAATTCCTGATTTTATGGATCCTAGGGTGTGCTACTATCCGTCACCTGCTTACTATTATACTC CCTTTGAGGGAAATGAATGGGAAGATTACACACGGTACCTTAGCCCAGATGGAGTGGAGCCAACTCCG GGTTCTTATGGGGACCTGTATCATGGTTATGGCTATCCTCCTTATGGGCCATATTCACCAGCTGTCTCACCCATTCCGACAATGTCTCACGATGGTCAGCTGTATAGCCCTCAACAGTATCAGTACCCAACTCCTTATTTCCAGCCATTGCCACCCACAAATGGTCTGTACCCCTCTGGTGCCCTTGGGAAAGGTGACATAGCCACCTCTGGGGGTGCCGATCTAGTGCCTTTGCTGGTGGATTCTTCTAATTCaaaatctaatggtgttgctgGTAGTGTGGCCACAAAGGGAAACAATGGTACAGCGATGGCAAGACCAGCATACCAAAATTCATCTTTCAATGCGAATGGCTCATATGGAAGAGATGCTTTACCTGGTCGAATTCCATCCTCTGGTTATCAAAATCCAAGATTTGGTTTTGATGGTTTACATTCCCCTGTCCCATGGTTAGAGACTCCATATTTTTCAGATTCACAACAAAGGCCTATAACTAGTTCAGCTATGACCTCTGCAGTTGGGAATGGAAATAGTGTCCCTTCCTCCAGGAGTCAAAATTATCAGCCTCACCTGATG GGCTCGAACCACCCAAGGCCATTGTCATTGATGAACAGTGCGAATGGATACATTAATAGAATGTATCCGAACAAGTTATATGGTCAATATGGAAATGCATACAGATCTGGAGTGGGGTATGGGTCTAATGCTTATGACACACGATCCGGTGGAAATGGCTGGGTGGCTGTCGATAGCAAGTACAAGCCTAGAGGAAGAGGAAATGGATATTACGGGTATGGTAATGAGAATATGGATGGCCTCAATGAATTGAACAGGGGCCCAAGAACCAAGAGCACCAAGAACACAAAGGGATATTCACCAGTAGCTTTGGCTGTCAAAGGTCAAAATATTCCCTTGGCTGAAACAGCTGATATTGAAAAGTCAATTGTGGTTCCTGATCGAGAACAATACAACAGATCAGACTTCCCTGAGACTTACCCTGATGCCAAATTTTTCATTATCAAATCATACAGTGAGGATGATGTCCATAAGAGCATCAAGTACAATATTTGGGCTAGCACGCCAAACGGTAACAAAAAGCTGGATGCTGCTTACCAGAGTGCTCAACAAAAACCTGAAAGCTGCcctattttccttttcttctca GTTAATACCAGTGGTCAGTTTGTTGGCGTTGCTGAGATGGTTGGTCCTGTTGACTTCAATAAGAATATGGATTACTGGCAGCAAGACAAATGGATTGGTTGTTTTCCAGTTAAGTGGCACATTGTGAAGGATGTACCGAACAGTTTGTTAAAGCATATTACCCTTGAGAATAATGAGAACAAACCTGTGACTAACAGCAGGGACACCCAGGAG GTTAAACTTGCGCAGGGGCTCGAGGTGCTCAAAATTTTTAAGGATTACGTAAGCAAGCAGTGcatcttggatgattttgatttctATGAGGATAGACAGAAGAAAATCCTGGAGAAGAAAGCCAAGCAACAGCATTTCCACAAACAG ACTCAAGTTTGGGAAGGCAAACCAACTGAATTGAAGAAGGAAGGTGTGAATGCTCAAGTGGAGAAAGAAAGTGAATCGGCTGTGGTGGCGAATGGCAATGGGGGATGTTACAGAAAGCCTCACCCTTACCAAGTCTAG